GAGATGGACATGATAATCCTACTACTGCTGGTGCTTAAAGTTCTATATGAGATTTCACTGTAATTTGGGAAGCTGAAGATGGTTGAAGTTTTGCCTAAAGACTCTTCTTGTAGCGAAGGCAATTCTGTTTGTTTGGACATGGTACACCAACATGATGGACAAGCAAATGGGATCAATGCACAAGAGTGAGCCCAAGGAGTTGCCTTTTGTCACTTGAATCATGTCAAGGTGCCTTCCCTATTAAATCAGACCATCAGCTGGGCTGCTAAATTGGGCTATTGCTAAGAACTATGTTCTtagtttagagagagagagtcctACAGGAGCTTGTTAAGAGGGCCACGCGCCCATGCCTATAATCAGACCATCATCTTGGCTGCTAACTCGGGTTATTGCTAAGAACTATGTTCTTAGTTTAGGGAGATATTCCCACAGGAGCTTGTTAAGAGGGATTGGACTTTGATCAGTAGTGTGCGCTAAACTACCAACTATAACCAGTGAAATTAGGGGCACTAGGTATTGTTTCTGTGATATTCTAAAAATTTTAGATAATTTTCTTGCATATTAGACAGTTTCATCTCCATATTCTATATTTCTATAGGGACATCATAACTCCGTTGTTTCACCCATTGCAGGCGTTGTGCAAGTATGCAAGTGGTACCAATCCGATGACTGGAgtgaacacaagaaaaagtctaGGATGTGGGAACAGTCGAAGAAGTGCCTATGGGAGCCCTTCTTCCCCTCTCCTGAGTGCCCCGCCTCCAAAACTGCTCGACCGCAATGGGCTCTGCGATGATGCAACTGGCCTTTGTGATGCAAACTGAGTGAAGATTTGTCCTTAAAGATCAAGCAGATGCTGTACAAATAATAAGGTTGAAAGAAAATTAAGAGTTGGTAGTGTAAATCTGCAAAGCTCGTCTTTTATGTAAATTGATCGGTAAAGTTCACAGTTCAGGATATCAAATTTAATTTCTGACAATGAGATGGTACGCTTTACATGACGATGAGAAATTTTGACGTCATAAGATATTGGTTAATGGTGGAATCCGAGTTCAACCTCCCATACAGTTCATCACAAACATTTGATGATAAGGAGAACACTGCATCTTGGGCTTGCCTAAAGTAGAAAACTCACCAATATTTCTCACCCTCCATAAGGTGGCAAACCATATGAAAGTACATTTTCGTATCTTGATCATAAGTTGAATATAACATATTATCAGATGCAACCTGGACCTATGTTTTCTGTTAGCCGGGCCTCTCTAAAGGCATTGAGGATGACTAATCATTGAATCAGTTGAACAATGAATGACCAGTAATGGATTTTCTCCAAGAAGAAAATGGCTAATTACTACAAAAGTCGAAAGCAATCGGATTGCCGAGCAACCATCTCTTTGGGGGATTATGAGATTGAATAAGTGCGCATGTATATGACAGCTGCATGAGTTCATTCAATATATTGCAAATAAAGCAGCCAAAGGTCCCAGATGCCCCATCTCATAAAAGCACTTAATGCAAGTCACAACAAAGGCTATGCTGAACAAAGTGGAAAGTTTTCAGCGTTATACACCAACTGCCGGACAATTCGATTATGTCCCTAAAACTGAAAACAAGATACGATAACCACAGCAACTTTGTTCATCACCCACACCTGTCTCAGCAAATAACACTCTACAGATACACGCATTTAGTTGCAAGATCACTAACTCCACAAGTCAAACATCCAACAGTCTTACTCTCAAGATCCAGAACAGCAGCATTAGATCCACCTCTTGGCTCTATTCTTATGGAGCTGAAACTATTGCAAGGGGCATAGAGCATCAATAGGCACATCTGCAAAAGGTTCAAGAGATAAAATAAGACATGTCATCAGTACTTACCACATGTTCAAGCTTCAGTTCTCGTATTCATGGGAAAGTGATCTCTCTGAGTGATGATGCTCGTAATCCTGGTCACCAAATGCCTCACCCTCCTCACGTGATTCAGATCCTGCACGATTAAATTCACTGTGATAATTGACAGGATCCACCTTGTCATAAGGCATATGGTTATAGAATTCATGTTCATGTTGCCTAGAACGCTCCAAATCATGCTGGGGATCAGCAAGGCCATGGTGTTCTTGATAATCATATTGTTCCTGATTTCTCTGTTGTTCATACCGATAATAATCATGTTCCTGCCCATGCTTAGGCCCATCATACCACTCTCGTCCATGATTGGATTCTCCATGATCAAAGTCTCTCACATTCATCCCAGGCATCTCCCTATCATGCTTTGGCTCAATATAATCATAGCGAGCATCTCTGTCATGTGTATGCCCACGGCCTCTTTCATGACTTGCACGGTCATAATCTCTGTCACGTTCCCTCTCCCGCTCCCTCCCGCGAGGACGGTCACGATCACGCTCACGCTCCCGATCTCGGTCATAATCGCGGCCACGGTCTCTCTCCCTGTCTCTGTCACTAGCCCGATCACGGTCACGGTCACGCCCACGATTTCTTTCCCTGTCTCTATCCCTATTCCTATCCCGGTCTCTGTGGTGATGTCTTTCTTCTCTGGGATCACGATCTCGTGTCCTGTCATAGGACCGTTCACGTGACCTCTCTTGCTCACGTGACCTTCCTCTTTCTCGAGACTTTTCCCTGTCCCAAGAACAATGTTTATTGATGAACACATGGAGTATAAGTACaggtaaaagagagaaaaaagaaaacggaATCTAGTGATAGTATTCAATAGATATAGAGTAATTATTCTAGATGACATTATAAATTTGCAACTAAAAAGACAAAAGCAATAATGTTCTACCGATCCTCCAAATAGCGCTCATCCCTAGACCTAGGCTCTTCTGATCTAGGACGTCCAGATGCAACTTGCTGTTGCTCCCTGTTCAGAAAGAACAACCCAGGCGtgagaaaacttaaaaaaaaagaaaagacagaTTAGAGTATCATCAGAGACCTGAAAAGAAGCTGGCATCAAAGGATAAAAAGAAGAACAAGGCAAAGGCCAGGAACAGACTAAACACAATTAAATATTAAAGCAGTAACTCAATCCCTATGTTAGAAGCAACATGTTGTCTGATTAGACCACGAATTAAAAATGTTTGGAAAAGCTCTATTGCTATTTCTCGAGGTAATCCACATTGATGTAATGAAAGAGAAGGACCCACAACAATGACGGAACGTCCCGAATAATCAACCCGTTTACCAAGCAGAGTCTCACGAAATCTTCCTTCTTTGCCTTCAATTACATCTGTATCGCAGTGCAGATATCTACAAACCTAAGTGTGAGGAACCCAGCCCAAACATATGAAGAAatcatcaagcattttctaaaaTTAGTAGGTCAGACTCCGGTAAAAAAATTAGCAGACAATCACAAACCTCCGTCTCAAGCAATTTTAATTTAACAAATGAACCTTCATGGAAGTCTGAATAAAACAATTTGTCACCAATGAGAAGTCAAAAGTTCACATACTTTCTTGTATCAGTTGTCCAAGCTCAAAAATCAGGTAAAAATGAAGATGTTTTTCACATAAAAATATTGTGAAAGCTTCACCGATCTTGAAACTGTTTCAAGGCTACCTCATTTTCTCTTCTGAGTTGAGGGATTAATAAAACTCAAACTATGCTTAGATGCATGTCCCTCTTATTACTCATTCCACAAATCATATACCTACCTACATCTATTAAGGGCTGCAAGCTGACTGAATTAACCTGTCTCCAAGCTGGACCTGAAAAAAAACCTGGTCCAATCTAACCATAGGGTATAAATAAGATCCAAAAATCTAAAGCAACGATACAAGCTGCGTGAGACTATCGATCCTCTATCCCTAACAGGCATAGATAATAGCAATGAGTGGCTTATTGGAAGGAGGATGGATGCAGCAATGGAGTAGTAGAAGGTGACTTTCTAATGATGTGGGATGGGGGTATTGTACCTAGACCTGCTAGAGTTGGACAGCCAACAGGTAACAGTAGAAGAGAGCAGCAACTGTGAGGTCAAAAGCAAGTATCCAAGTTCAGGTTTCAATCCAACTAGGGCTGGAACTGGACCCATGCTAGCCCGAGACCTGTTGGGCCGGCTTCAGGTCGAGCCATTGGCTAGGCCCGAGGCAATTAGAGCCGGGCTTGGGCCTGAAAATAAGCCCCAAAAGAATTTCAAACAGAGTTTGGCCTGACCCAGCTCGAGCTCGTAACCAAGCCCGAAGCCTGAGTTCAAGAGAGGCCCGAACATGACCCAAAACAAACCCCACCCTCCCTTATTCCCCATTCCCTCCATAggcactctctctctcccccccccccccctctccgctctctcccttctctcctCTCCCCCACCCAATCTATCACTCTTCCCCCTCCCCACACTctcccttctctcctctctcccacCCGATCTATCTCTGTCCCCCCCTCTCCGctctctcccttcttcctctcccaccCAATCTATCTCTAtcccccctcttcttctctcccttcttcctctcccacTCAATCTCTCTCCCCATCTTtgttctctccctcctctcatctcctctcctctctctcccacaTGAcctcttccccccccccctttcttcctctttcttctctccctcctGATCTCTATCCCCTCACTTCTCTATCCCACccaatctctctctccccctctccacTCTCTCTCCTATCTCAatccctcccttctctctcccccccttctctctcccacTCGATCAATCTCCCCTCTTCGCTCtatcctctctccctccctatatctctcccctctctccgTTCCCACCGGAACTCGCTCTCCCCTCTCTGGGCCCCCTCTCCCCCactcctctctccccctctcaatGTCTCTcccacatctctctctctccactctCGCCTCCCCCTCTCAATGTCTCTcccacatctctctctctctccactctctcctccccctctccagacCAGCCAATCAGGTTTTGAGTGAAGCTAGGGTCTGGGCTCAGGTCGAGCTCAGgccaaaattttgaaaaaaaattcaggCCTTGGCCGAGCCCAAagcccaaaaaaaattttaggaCAAGCTCAGGCATAAAAACCCAACCTGACACTGCCTAATTCCTGCCCTAAATCTAGCAGATCATCTTAATGAAGAAAAGGACACATCATATGAGACTGAAGAGGAAGATAATAGGGAAATGAGAATATAAATCCGATGAAGATGAACATGAAGATAATGCTGCACTTATTAACGATGATGAATTTTAGGGATTCAGGCTGTGATGTCGTAGGAGTAGATATCTTGGTCTCAGTTGCATTTTGGACTTGCATGTTTGCTTTTATCAGTTTCATGTTTTGACTTTGGGTTCAAACAATTTATCTTTGAACACTTTAACTTTCTTGTAGCTTAATACTTTTATGTAGTTCATACTTGGTAGCACCATACCAGTTATTGTGTTCTAACTGATTATTGTCTTATTAAATCCGAATTTTTGATGTTCAACATGCCATGTCCTTTTTGCATTCATTAATTGATAATTcattgttaaatatatgtttagAATAATGTATTAATTATTGTctatacatatatttatatttgttgtGACTCACTTTGTAAAAGTGTATGCCTTGCATTGCGCCTTGCACCTAGGCTCTAAGAGACCTCAGCTTCTTAATGCACCCTAAGCCTTCAACAACTTTGGGCAAAGGTTTACCACGTCCAAACCCAACCTAGTTTCAATGTTATAAGTAGAGAAGGAGATGTAGTTTAGGTTTAGCCTAGACTTACATTTCATTTCAATTTCTTAGGCtttatttttagataaattATCTTATTGAGTCTTAGAAGTCTTGCAGGTATGACTTCTGGGCAAAGGTTAGGACTTCATATGTTTTAGCAATCTTCTTACCATATACTTTGGGCTTATTTTAGTGGTGAGTTTTTAAGTTTTATTTTGAGTAGGAAGGTCATATGAAGGCCCTACTTTAGGTCTAGCTGGATAAGAAAACTGCgaactccttgagaatatgatttgaaaaaaatttctgCCTTTTTGTCCAGTGTACTATAGAGTTAGACATGTTGCTGATTTAGGAAAGATGGTGGGTGTTCGGCTTTGCTTTAGAAACATGAAACAAGTTTGTCTAGGGCACAAGGTTCCATCCTAACTCCCCTTGTCGTGATACTTACAAAGCTAGTACACATTGTTAAAAAGACCAGCAAAATTTTTAGGGTGCAACATATTTATTTTACAATTTCTAATTCTAGGAAGGAAACATGAAACAAGTTTGTCTCACAGAAGCAACCTACAATTATTTTGAACAAGTATCAGATACCAAAGATGTttccaaaaataatattttaacatggtatTATAACATTGGTCAACATAATGGTTGTCCGTCCTTGTACAGGTTAACAGACTCCAAGTCATGAATTTAACAGATCATACCTAATCATATCCATAAGGTATCGAAACAGGTATGCAACATGACCATTCCAACATGTGAATTTAATGGATC
Above is a genomic segment from Phoenix dactylifera cultivar Barhee BC4 chromosome 2, palm_55x_up_171113_PBpolish2nd_filt_p, whole genome shotgun sequence containing:
- the LOC103723265 gene encoding U1 small nuclear ribonucleoprotein 70 kDa-like isoform X1 → MGDYSDAMMRNNAAVQARTKAQNRANVLQLKLIGHSHPTGLTANLLKLFEPRPPLEYKPPIEKRKCPPYTGMAQFVSHFAEPGDPEYAPPVEKGETPAQRRARVHKLRLDEGARKAAEELEKYDPHKDPNITGDPYKTLFVARLNYETTEHRIKREFEAYGPIKRVRLITDKVTNKPRGYAFIEYMHTRDMKTAYKQADGRKVDNKRVLVDVERGRTVPNWRPRRLAGGLGSTRIGGEEVNQKYSGREQQQVASGRPRSEEPRSRDERYLEDREKSRERGRSREQERSRERSYDRTRDRDPREERHHHRDRDRNRDRDRERNRGRDRDRDRASDRDRERDRGRDYDRDRERERDRDRPRGRERERERDRDYDRASHERGRGHTHDRDARYDYIEPKHDREMPGMNVRDFDHGESNHGREWYDGPKHGQEHDYYRYEQQRNQEQYDYQEHHGLADPQHDLERSRQHEHEFYNHMPYDKVDPVNYHSEFNRAGSESREEGEAFGDQDYEHHHSERSLSHEYEN
- the LOC103723265 gene encoding U1 small nuclear ribonucleoprotein 70 kDa-like isoform X3; amino-acid sequence: MYGSGWTLIRGMLHVMPCKCLLCMSVDVHAQRRARVHKLRLDEGARKAAEELEKYDPHKDPNITGDPYKTLFVARLNYETTEHRIKREFEAYGPIKRVRLITDKVTNKPRGYAFIEYMHTRDMKTAYKQADGRKVDNKRVLVDVERGRTVPNWRPRRLAGGLGSTRIGGEEVNQKYSGREQQQVASGRPRSEEPRSRDERYLEDREKSRERGRSREQERSRERSYDRTRDRDPREERHHHRDRDRNRDRDRERNRGRDRDRDRASDRDRERDRGRDYDRDRERERDRDRPRGRERERERDRDYDRASHERGRGHTHDRDARYDYIEPKHDREMPGMNVRDFDHGESNHGREWYDGPKHGQEHDYYRYEQQRNQEQYDYQEHHGLADPQHDLERSRQHEHEFYNHMPYDKVDPVNYHSEFNRAGSESREEGEAFGDQDYEHHHSERSLSHEYEN